One Huiozyma naganishii CBS 8797 chromosome 5, complete genome DNA segment encodes these proteins:
- the BRE4 gene encoding Bre4p (similar to Saccharomyces cerevisiae BRE4 (YDL231C); ancestral locus Anc_2.38), with the protein MGPSKLHTIARLNEDINFDNDESPGISKGSYHNQRSYLSLYEMRHKNLSMHPLGLESTTPQKSAAEVSQLKLESLILDKNWNDKLDDFQLEELRDGFFDPMFTKPEKNTADYYDSYPKRIKKRTYSIQTILPTIKQFFTGKFKDNCKNKWPQVLKFVLSFFISFVLCVIRPSGVWIGHNHRYLMPIAAILHHPVRNIGVQLEMTAFSILGLVFGLGWSSLAWYVSTATKVVSNFQGGILFQSLFMALMFSVWLKSYYPRFMYFGTSFGMAIIYTHTVELVHHASMMRWMFFRDFALSYVFGLILSLLICVLIYPHSGNESLMTHYNDTVKSFRELLVGMVDSEQFNNKEKMSVLHSKMIQSLNIDLSESFRDFFNQMSIAQFDKDHLEQFRNHLTSFSSPLRVIPLMNMLFDKEELEKLYTNLDTHAEESKGKGSSNGIANSNSASSSQSPEVYSASHSPFTPKGTDLPHHLTGYSEFYVKILKKTFSKPVFDLILEMILVLEKVSMALTAYNYDRSSKRDPKSVVQILEEVNTKLKKKIYRLDITYKKFTQSNIFSQDLLSDHESVNIFLYLRYLRNSSKQLVGVVESCVTLSTDIHWRIQLPQYPLKKALHRLPKQCAIDEGSDSFLRYFETKKAVDDIFERIYNSYTSKHAYTKPLNENERVRAIDHRDFGLHTTKNTYRYRLWQLSRILVGPEMKWTFKIVFVIVFLCIPAWLPESHHWYANYQCWWAPMSFYILVHRKPTGGYNKLLMRLGISVLAMFWGWAANQARHYSNAFVICTFAALLCVPASINLLWYGNPKVTFAALISFTVVALEPYSIDDRSTLNTASIWKNTWITSLSLIIGILVSVTINWIFWSYKARTELRLAMSSLLLHLSQSYQSIADRYLYRDTNDSPTEMTLAFAHIREVRMTQNIDAVRNLLKRARLEPNYISNFNADKYDTLLTSCQYLLEKLIEARISGTYFEVWDRDMNKEVTRALLSLRRDSVASVIFVFYVIGNCFRSRNRIPKYLPNTILSRKRLFDYLSAFTSHTDPREHTNTHTQEHLGTQLLKNKIGKFSQPEEKYESAFDDDVNFPPKQEFSVDEYQRLHWTEVYGVVFGKAFTDVCEAVQNLSNCCKDILGEEG; encoded by the coding sequence ATGGGTCCATCCAAGCTGCACACCATTGCAAGACTGAATGAGGATATCAATTTTGATAACGATGAATCCCCTGGGATATCCAAGGGGTCTTATCACAACCAGAGATCGTATCTTTCCCTTTATGAGATGAGGCACAAGAATCTTTCGATGCATCCGCTCGGCTTGGAATCGACAACTCCACAGAAATCAGCTGCAGAGGTGTCGCAATTGAAATTAGAGAGCTTGATTCTGGACAAGAATTGGAATGATAAACTAGACGACTTCCAGCTAGAAGAACTCCGAGATGGATTTTTCGATCCCATGTTCACTAAACCAGAGAAAAATACGGCAGATTACTACGATTCCTATCCCAAACGTATTAAGAAGCGTACCTATTCAATACAAACAATACTGCCTACCATCaaacaatttttcactggCAAATTCAAGGACAACTGTAAAAATAAATGGCCCCAAGTCTTAAAATTCGTTCTATCATTCTTTATATCGTTTGTTCTCTGCGTAATACGTCCCTCTGGTGTATGGATAGGACATAACCATCGATATTTGATGCCAATAGCTGCTATACTACATCATCCAGTTAGAAACATCGGGGTACAATTAGAAATGACAGCATTTTCCATCCTGGGTTTAGTATTTGGATTGGGCTGGTCGTCCTTAGCCTGGTATGTCTCCACGGCCACAAAAGTAGTTTCGAATTTCCAAGGTGGTATactctttcaaagcttGTTTATGGCACTGATGTTTTCCGTGTGGCTGAAGTCCTATTACCCAAGATTTATGTATTTTGGGACATCATTCGGCATGGCCATCATCTATACACATACAGTCGAATTGGTTCATCATGCTAGCATGATGCGGTGGATGTTTTTCAGAGACTTTGCATTATCGTACGTTTTCGGGTTGATCCTTTCTTTATTAATTTGTGTTCTGATTTATCCCCACAGTGGGAATGAATCATTAATGACACACTACAACGATACGGTGAAATCATTTAGGGAACTACTTGTTGGTATGGTTGACTCAGAACAATTTAataataaagaaaaaatgtCCGTGCTTCATTCTAAGATGATCCAGTCGTTAAACATAGATCTTTCCGAAAGTTTCAGAGACTTTTTTAATCAAATGTCAATTGCACAGTTTGATAAAGATCATCTCGAACAATTTAGAAACCATTTAACTAGCTTTTCAAGTCCTCTACGTGTGATACCATTGATGAACATGTTGTTTGACAAGGAAGAGTTAGAAAAACTTTACACCAACCTTGACACACACGCCGAAGAATCAAAAGGTAAAGGCTCGAGTAACGGTATTGCAAATTCAAACTCTGCTTCTTCCTCTCAGAGTCCTGAAGTATATTCAGCTTCTCACTCACCTTTCACCCCCAAAGGGACAGACTTACCTCATCATCTAACTGGATACAGTGAGTTTTACGTaaagatcttgaagaaaacattttcaaagccGGTTTTTGATCTGATTTTGGAGATGATATTGGTTCTGGAAAAGGTTTCCATGGCACTAACTGCATACAATTACGATAGGTCATCCAAAAGGGATCCCAAGTCTGTTGTACAAATATTGGAGGAAGTGAATACtaaattgaaaaagaaaatctATCGGCTGGATATAACATACAAAAAATTTACCCAGAGCAATATATTTTCCCAGGACTTATTGAGCGATCATGAATCTGTTAATATTTTTCTGTATCTGAGGTACCTCAGAAACTCCTCTAAACAGCTTGTGGGTGTGGTGGAGAGTTGCGTGACATTATCGACTGATATTCATTGGAGAATACAGCTTCCTCAATATCCATTAAAAAAGGCGTTACACAGACTACCAAAACAGTGTGCGATAGATGAGGGTTCTGATAGTTTTTTGcgatattttgaaactaAAAAAGCAGTCGATGACATCTTCGAAAGAATTTACAACTCTTATACCTCCAAGCACGCCTATACCAAACCGTTGAATGAAAATGAAAGGGTCAGAGCTATTGACCATCGTGATTTTGGCCTTCATACAACGAAAAACACATACAGGTATCGATTGTGGCAGTTAAGCCGAATTTTAGTTGGTCCAGAGATGAAATggactttcaaaattgtaTTTGTTATTGTGTTCTTATGCATACCGGCCTGGTTACCAGAATCCCATCATTGGTACGCAAATTATCAATGTTGGTGGGCCCCAATGTCCTTTTACATCCTAGTCCACAGAAAACCAACAGGAGGGTATAATAAGTTATTGATGAGACTGGGCATTTCTGTTCTCGCAATGTTTTGGGGCTGGGCCGCAAACCAAGCAAGGCACTACAGTAACGCTTTTGTCATCTGTACTTTTGCAGCTTTACTATGCGTCCCAGCATCGATAAACCTATTATGGTATGGGAATCCGAAGGTCACTTTTGCAGCTCTAATTAGTTTTACCGTGGTTGCTTTGGAGCCTTACTCAATAGATGACCGTAGTACCCTGAACACGGCGtccatttggaaaaatacATGGATAACAAGTCTCTCTTTGATTATCGGCATACTCGTATCTGTGACCATTAATTGGATTTTTTGGTCATACAAGGCCAGAACAGAACTCCGTCTTGCAATGTCTTCCTTATTGCTACATCTTTCCCAGTCTTACCAGTCTATAGCGGACCGATATTTGTATCGTGACACTAATGATTCTCCGACGGAAATGACATTAGCATTTGCGCACATCAGAGAAGTTAGAATGACACAAAATATTGACGCTGTTAGGAACTTACTGAAGCGGGCACGTTTGGAGCCAAAttatatttcaaattttaACGCGGATAAGTACGACACGCTATTGACATCATGCCAGtatcttttggaaaagttgaTTGAGGCACGTATATCTGGGACGTACTTCGAAGTATGGGATCGAGATATGAACAAAGAGGTAACGAGGGCTTTGCTATCACTACGGAGGGACAGCGTTGCTTCTGTgatttttgttttttatGTCATTGGGAACTGTTTCAGATCAAGAAATCGGATCCCAAAATACTTACCGAACACTATTTTGTCAAGAAAAAGGCTGTTCGACTATCTTTCCGCATTTACCAGCCATACTGACCCTCGAGAACACACCAATACTCATACACAAGAGCATTTAGGGACACAATTactgaagaacaaaatcGGAAAGTTTTCACAACCCGAGGAGAAGTACGAATCTGCATTTGACGATGACGTAAATTTTCCGCCGAAGCAGGAATTTTCGGTAGATGAATACCAGAGGCTGCATTGGACCGAAGTTTATGGTGTTGTATTTGGCAAAGCGTTCACAGATGTGTGTGAGGCTGTACAAAACTTATCCAACTGCTGTAAAGACattcttggagaagaagggTGA
- the MFG1 gene encoding Mfg1p (similar to Saccharomyces cerevisiae YDL233W; ancestral locus Anc_2.32), protein MEQFCGQRQTSEGGDGAMANGAGVDTPQQQQQQQQQQDDTGVPQHGIQPPQMGGGTVPVGPTGPILMSANVRKYVAGMAVLKFHDMINMINMAQTKLSSIDYWRGFVREMFTPNATIRYSKASPVDFRHLDFLVSLLPLLLVTLWKLGVVRLELSPQQVKTEVLSDGCIFISCPKGTITYHYPDGSYITHFIQFKGLFAPSLKLDWGDLCMHSFVPGIEWNALEKLLSNRTVSYEIFSKLSNGHTADEQSNAPSNFDAITQLRSYFSVFRNVSVYGSQVGLIRVMQVSAVMSALKNLRVFQKTHSIQSPLEALNSYVQENAHIVQRENQFQQQQSQQQPQPQPQPQPQPQPQPGPHMPPQRQQQSQYLRQQPLLQRQQSYQQQQQPYLQQQQQHASPQMQGPSSQPPSKKRKASTKKRRPSGVSPMTSVDTGGIGSNNTPKSAPGHPNTIGSVAASSVGSNVTTPSDVNEYQQGNKKQRT, encoded by the coding sequence ATGGAGCAGTTTTGTGGGCAAAGACAGACCTCTGAGGGCGGAGACGGCGCGATGGCGAATGGAGCCGGCGTTGACACTccgcagcaacagcagcagcagcagcagcaacaggaCGATACGGGGGTACCGCAACACGGTATACAGCCTCCGCAAATGGGCGGAGGTACAGTCCCCGTGGGACCGACAGGTCCGATCCTGATGTCGGCCAACGTGAGGAAGTACGTCGCCGGGATGGCCGTGCTGAAGTTCCACGACATGATCAACATGATCAATATGGCACAGACGAAATTGTCGTCTATAGACTACTGGCGTGGGTTTGTACGGGAGATGTTCACTCCAAATGCTACCATACGGTACAGTAAGGCCTCACCCGTGGATTTCAGGCATTTGGACTTTCTAGTCTCTCTGCTGCCCTTGCTTCTGGTGACGCTGTGGAAGCTCGGGGTCGTCAGGCTGGAACTGTCCCCGCAGCAGGTTAAAACGGAGGTTCTAAGCGATGGGTGCATATTCATCAGTTGTCCAAAGGGGACCATCACTTACCACTACCCAGACGGATCATACATCACACACTTCATCCAATTCAAGGGACTCTTTGCGCcgtctttgaaattggacTGGGGGGATCTTTGCATGCACTCGTTTGTCCCGGGGATCGAATGGAACGCACTAGAGAAACTACTGTCCAACAGAACGGTGTCCTACGAGATCTTCTCAAAATTAAGTAACGGTCATACGGCTGACGAGCAGTCTAACGCCCCGTCAAACTTCGATGCGATAACACAGCTTCGGTCGTATTTCAGCGTGTTCAGGAACGTGTCTGTGTACGGCTCGCAGGTCGGTCTCATCAGAGTTATGCAAGTAAGCGCAGTGATGTCTGCACTCAAGAACTTGagagttttccaaaaaacTCATTCGATTCAAAGTCCCCTGGAGGCATTGAACTCATACGTGCAAGAAAATGCGCACATCGTACAGAGGGAAAACcagtttcagcagcagcagtcacagcaacaaccacaaccacaaccacaaccacaaccacaaccacaaccacaaccagGGCCACATATGCCACCTCAGCGACAGCAACAATCACAATACCTGCGGCAACAGCCGTTGCTTCAAAGACAACAATCttaccaacaacaacaacaaccgtacttgcagcagcagcagcagcatgCATCACCACAGATGCAGGGACCCTCTTCACAGCCGCCTTCCAAAAAAAGGAAGGCATCAACCAAAAAGAGGAGACCAAGTGGAGTGTCCCCAATGACAAGCGTGGATACCGGTGGTATTGGTTCAAACAACACCCCAAAATCTGCACCCGGTCACCCTAATACAATTGGAAGTGTTGCAGCCAGCTCTGTAGGATCAAATGTAACAACTCCATCCGATGTGAACGAATATCAACAAGgcaacaaaaaacaaaggACATGA